TGACTCCATTTCAGCAAGTTACCAACACAACGGAAATGTAATTTTCTTTTCAGTTTTGCTCTGTTTTGGAGATTACAAAGTTCGCAGCTTTGCTCTGTTTTTAAAATCGCAGCTTTGCTCTGTTTTTTTATACAGCCTTCTAATTTTTTACGCTTCGGAAAAAGCAAGATATTTATCGAGTTACTGATCAGAGTTTAACCATTTCTTTCTTGCACAACTCTGTTGGAGAGTGGTTGGAACAGATGGGGCAGCAAGAAATATTTTTTTTGTTGGATCCATCGCTTTTCAGGATGTAGCACACAAGGTCTCTGCCCTTAAAGTTTTTCTTAACAGGGGAGACATGGCAAGACTTAAGGAGATTCAAGAAGCTGTCTTACAAATGAGCGCACCAAAGGCTCTGGTAATAACTAGACATATAATTATTTTTTTCTTCCCATCCTCTGCTCATGCTTTTCTAGATGCATCACATGATGAGTTTTTGAACTCTTTGGTAGAGAAATGAACTGATTCACAAACTGAGAAGTGAAAGAATGTCGTATCATGGAGATGAATCAAGCTGGAACCGATCATGGGTGGCAATTAAGAAGGTAACAATCTCTTAATAGTTTGTTGTGTGTAAGAAAGGAACCAAGTACTTTACTGATCTTCTGAACATCAACATGTAGCTCTGGGCTTCAAAGTGGAACGTGAGAGCTTACGTCAGTAGAAAACTAGAGTTGACCCATGATGCCGTCTGCATGTCGGTGCTGGTTCAAGAATCATGTGGTGATTATGCTTTCGTCATTCACACAAACAATCCTGTCACTGGTGATTCTTCAGAAATACACACAAGAGGTAAATTAAAAGACCTTGCTTCCTTTTTATGCTTTTCTGAGTAAAATAATCAAGAACTTGCGTTTCTCAGATTGTGAAGGGTTTGGGAGAGACCTTGGTTGGAGGATATCCAGGACGAGCAATGAGCTTTATCACCAAGAAAACAAACCTCAACTCGCCAACCGTGAGAAACAAAAAACAGATAGTGTTTGCATGTTAACTCCAGTAAGTATTTGAGCTGTGCAGGTGATCAGTAGTTACCCAAGTAAGAGGATAGTTCTGTACTCTAAACCCTCTATCATGTTCTTAGCAGGAATGTTGTCAAAGTCTGTACACATTAATACCAAATAATTAGTTTCCCCCTAAGTAATAAACAACCTATAAAAACCATTGTTTTCCTTAATGTTTTTTTTTTTGGATTTTTGTTTCTCTTAATTGTTGAACTAAACATATATCAATAAGTCATGTTCCTAATTTAATAGAATAGATTTTTTTTTAAAAAAATTAGGTTCAACCTTTTTGAAGTTAGAAACTTTTTTTCAACAATTTTATTTTTCATGCATACTTCTATACTTCTAGAAGGATTAGTTTCTTACTAACACTTTAAAAAAAATGTTAGTCACTAATTGAGTAATACAAATCCAAAAGATAGAATTAATAAATAAGTTAGGAAATCAAAATTTAAAATGATTTTGAGTTTAAACCTGATTTTTTCTGCTGTAATAATATTTTGAATAATGTAATATGTGCGTTTTTATTATTGCTTACATTTTACACTTTTCCGGGCTACGCCCGATTTTATTTCTATAAATTGTTAGTTGTTTTCAGATATTGAGTTATTTCTACTGGAATATTTAATTATATATGGAAAACAATGACAAATAAAAACTATTAAAATAAAATTTAAATTATTAGAATAATTTATTATCATGTTTCCAGGATAAGATTTCAGTTCAATGCATGAGTTTGAGGAAAAACTCTCGACAACAAATAAGATCATCATCAACAAACCACAACTAATAAAAAAAAAACATCCCATCATCTTCCAACCTATCTATGTATTCCAAAGTCAATCTTGCTATTTAGCCAAACTAATATAACAAAAATATTACATAACAATATGACCATAGAAAAACTACATACAACATTCAAACAACATAAATCAATGCATCGAACTCCACTTATACTCAATCTTACACTTCTAATACTTTAAAACATGTTTATTCTTTATATTTTTAGTCCACACAACAAAATCAAAAGTAACATATCAAACACAATTTTCCGCGCATAGATCTCATCACAATACTAAAAGCACACTATAATCCAATTAGGCTATCCAAGTCATCAAAAATAATCATCCAATCAGCTCATTTCGTTTTACACATCAGACGGGCTTCAATTACGTCTGGGCTTCAAGTTTTTCTTTCATTTGCAGTGGACTTATGTGTGAGCTTTAGTTTCTTCTCATTTTGGACTTATCAAACCTAACTTCCATTTTTGCGACACAATATTTGGTTTTACTATTTTAGATTTTCTTTTTCTCCTTAGTATTTGGGCATGATATCTCTAGATATATCTTTTGGTCGTCTCAATGCCATTAACGCTATAACATACTACTGTAACATCTTTTGTCGTCTTATTATGTATTTGATTTCGAACAAAATCACAATACTAAAAGCACACTATAATGAGCAATTAGGCTATCCACGTCATCAAAAATAATCATCCAATCAGCTCATTTCGTTTTACACATCAGACGGGCTTCAATTACGTCTGGGCTTCAAGTTTTTCTTTCATTTGCAGTGGACTTATGTGTGAGCTTTAGTTTCTTCTCATTTTGGACTTATCAAACCTAACTTTCATTTTTGCGACACAATATTTGGTTTTACTATTTTAGATTTTCTTTTTCTCCTTAGTATTTGGGCATGATATCTCTAGATATATCTTTTGGTCGTCTCAATGCCATTAACGCTATAACATACTACTGTAACATCTTTTGTCGTCTTATTATGTATTTGATTACGAACAGAATATTATAATATTTTGTTTAGTGAACTAAATGAACAACTCCGTTGTTTTTAATAAATATATTAGAGCAGGATGTTGTTTCTACCAAACCTGTATAATGCACAATGGACCAAAATTAGAAGCGGCACGGCTGCATTATTATGGCCACCCCCATGGATCGTAATTTTCCATAACTTGCAAGCTTTCAATGGTTCTACTAAAACCATATAAATGATGCAAATATTTTTAAATTCAAAAATCAGATACGGTTTTACTAAACTAATAAAATGGAATTCAATTATATTGTAGTATAATTACATATAGACTATAAAATTGAGAATTGAATTATAGATGGGATGAAACTGGTCTCCACAAAAGGGATCTATTTAATATTCCCCAACAGTTCTGACCTCTCCTCCCCGTTTTGTATTAGGTGCATTAATGTTTTAGATTTATTGGGCACATGAAACTCATCGTTGGGCATCATCTCCAGCAACGTCCAGTCCTTGACATGATCACGGGGAAGGAGATTGTTGGTACACGTACAACCTAAAGAGTAAGCAAATTGTATTCCATATTACCACCCAGCTTCTTAATGCTTCCATAGTAATAATATCCCTCAACTTCTTCCATTTTCATGTCGACAGGAAAGAAGTAAAAAAATATTATTACCCTTTCATATTGAAGATGGAAAGCACTTTCTAATGATTCAATAAAATAAATGGTGCAGAAGGAGAATCCGGGGACGATGTTGGACGAAGACACACAGCTCATGGAACAAAGAGGAACCTAATCCAAATGGCTCAATCTTTACAAACTAGCTTGAGATGTATCGATCCTGTGCCTTAGATATATAATGGGTTCTAAGCTGGCAGTACTCTCCTCTCTCCATTCTTAACACGAAGAATGAAGAACAAGTTTGTTGTGACTCCTCCAGCTAATGTCACAGAGACTCTTCTAAGTAAGAACTCCATACTATGCTCTAAAAGTCAATCTTTACCATAACATTAATGCATTGTGGCTTGATGAAGGTACTTTCTTGCAGAGGAGATCCCGGTTCAGTACGGTGGTAACGAAAGAGATGATGATACCAAATTCTCCAACGAAGCTGTTTCTGAAGTTGTCGTTAAACCTGGGTCATCTGTAAACATAGAGATCCCAGCTTCTCAGGTAATAACTTAAAAAACAAACTCCTTTCTGTGTTCGGGAGTTGTAAAAGATCTATAGCAATATTTTTGTTTAGTCCTTTAGTCCTTTTCTTTTTAAATCAAAGTTTATTTCCAGATTGTTGAAGACTTAATTTTTTTTGCATGGGTTCACTAATAAACTCGAAACAGTTGCCAATAAATTCCCTCTAGAGACAATGGTGCTAAGTGTTATCATTAATCTTTTTTTGGACGAATTTACCATTCATCTTTTATTCACTAATCAATTCTTGAGCTTGAGACTAGAGATTTGTTTCTTTCTTTAATACAAGAACAAGGTGAAACCAAAGCCTCTGAAGATGATACTCAATCTTCAAAAGTATTTGTCAAATTAATTACTGGCGCTAAATGACATGGGATGGGGGAGTCTAAATAATTTAGCAACGCGTGTCCATGAGCTTCGGCTGTTTCTATCCATTGAATACATGGCCGGAGGATGTAATTCTTGATGCCTCTCCGGGGCACATGGCAACCATTGCAGCCTTTTTTTAATCTTTATTTTAGGTTTCTAATAACTATCCACTAAGTTTCGTGATTTTAAGCTTTTAGTTCTCTCTCTCTCTTGAGTTATTGCTGATGTCTGGAAGAATCTCAGAAGAAGAAGATATCGTTTGGGGGAAAAAGTGATCTTCGCACAAAAAGATAGAAAGATTAAATGTTTCTGAAGACTTTCAAGACCATATATACACATAAAGTTTATATATCAAAATCCAAGCTGGGACCTTTTATAAATTATTTGACTAATAAATTAGCTAAGATACATAAAAAACTTAGAAAGATAATTGCACCAAATTTTAGCAAAAAAAAGCATAAAAAAACTTAGGAAGACAATGTGTGAGACTTGCCCGCCGTTGAAAGTATTTAATCTTACACCATATATTGGAAACTAATCACTGTCAATTTGTTCCAATGGATTACATTTTTCAAATAATTCGTATGTTCTTTTTGTAACATGGTACGATGAATAACTGGGCTCAAAACAACATATGTAGTTAGTCTAGAATTAAATACGAAAATTGGTAGTAATTACGATGATTGAAATTTTGAACACATTTCATTGGTAACAATTATGATGAAAAGAGTGTAAAATAGAGACTCAAACACATCATGGAGAGTTGTTTAAGGATTTAGACTTAGACCACTTCTTCAAATTATACTCATTCAACAACAATCTTCATAAGTAATNNNNNNNNNNNNNNNNNNNNNNNNNNNNNNNNNNNNNNNNNNNNNNNNNNNNNNNNNNNNNNNNNNNNNNNNNNNNNNNNNNNNNNNNNNNNNNNNNNNNNNNNNNNNNNNNNNNNNNNNNNNNNNNNNNNNNAATATCTTAATTTAAAGAGTTATTATTGGTTTATATGATTTAAATATAAAGTTCTGTTGATGTTTTATTTAAAAAATTGTCTTAAAACTGGTTTGGTCTGTTATAATTTTTATTTATTATGTATTTTCATAAATTGATTTAGAGAACAACATTATCCTTAGTTTGGATTAATTTTTTTATTCAATTTAATTTCTGTTATGAAACTGTTCAATATGGTATTACAACTCAATAATTCTAAAGTTAAAACAAAATTTAAATCGGCTTTAAATTTACAATTGTTTTATACAAAACCTAAATTAATAAGATAAATGTATTTTAAAGTATAACAAGGTTTAGTTAACTTTGACTCATTCTATATATGATTTCCTTTAATAACAAATTGTGAGTTAAACTATATGAAATATTTTACACACAAGGCAATCAATAAATTCAAACGAATTTAAATTTCTTACCAATTTAATAGTTTAAAATCGATTGTAGCACATATAACAATTTATATTAAAATGTTATTGTAATTTTTTTAATTTAATTAAAATTTATACGAATACGCCCGGGAAAAGCCTCTAGTAAATATAAAGATATCATATGAGCTAGTAGTTCACAACAAGTTGAACATGTGGCTGTATTTCTGAAGACGATTGGAAGTTTAAAAACCGAATTGGTTCGATTTATTTTGATTAGTAATTTTTTTTTTCTTTTTTTGTTCAACGATTAGTAAATTTATAAAACCGGAAGAATTTCTCACGAAACTTTCTTTTGGAAGAGCGACTGCCATCATCTTCATAATTTCTCTCTCATCTTTTGCTCTAAATTCTCACTAAAAGAAACTTCCCGAGAAAGCTTCGTGTTCGGTGGCCGGCAGCGAGCTCCGTCGTCAGTCACCACCGATCTTTTGTTTTTTTGTTCGTTTGTGTTGTAATATACTTCGATCTCTGGATCGATCAATCTTCCGCTAAGTCGGAATCTCTCTTTCGCTAGGCGATCTTTTGAAGTGATGAATAAATCCCACGGTTAATCATCTTCCGCTGCGGATAATCCTTCCGAGTAATCGGATTTGTGTAAATAGCTTTCGTCTTTCGCGGTACTTCATCTCTATCCCCTCGGCTTCTGATTGAATACTGGGTTAATCGTCTCAACTGAACACCCTTCTATGAGAGTCAGACTTTACCGGCTCATCTAGCCACTAGAACATGTTAAGGTGAAGCTTCTTTGTCGAAGGATGATTGAGTTTTATGGGTTTCTGAGGAGGATTTAGTAGAGTTGGCGTTTGATAACGGTCCAACAAAAAATATCTCTTCAATCGACTGAAGCTTCTCCCGATTGCATTAACGATTAACCATGGCCTTTTCAATCAAGTAGTTGAGGGTAGAGCGGAAGGTGTTTTGGCATCTGTGTTTTAAATATTATGTGACAGAGAAAGGTTCGAGCAAAATCTCCTTGAGTTTCGCTGTGGTTGAGCAGAGCGAAGGCTAAAATGGCCATATTTTCTTTGCTTTAATTCCGGAGATACTACGGCGGAGAGAGGAGTTCGAGAAGCGTCTCAGAAAATTCCTGGTGGTGAAGCTCCAAGGTGGGGGCCGCAATAGCAGCTAACTGTATGCGAAACACGTGTCGAAGCTGTCTCTCGATTCGTGCAGTGATGGATGAGCACGTGGCTTCTGAACGTTCTCGAGTTCTATTAAAACGTATGGGCTGTAATTTTAAAAATCTCTGTTT
The DNA window shown above is from Brassica oleracea var. oleracea cultivar TO1000 chromosome C3, BOL, whole genome shotgun sequence and carries:
- the LOC106335504 gene encoding alpha-glucan water dikinase 2-like, producing MSKLEFGVYQNRGSSLGPMLMTPFQQVTNTTEMGDMARLKEIQEAVLQMSAPKALRNELIHKLRSERMSYHGDESSWNRSWVAIKKLWASKWNVRAYVSRKLELTHDAVCMSVLVQESCGDYAFVIHTNNPVTGDSSEIHTRDCEGFGRDLGWRISRTSNELYHQENKPQLANREKQKTDSVCMLTPVSI